A DNA window from Chryseobacterium sp. MEBOG06 contains the following coding sequences:
- a CDS encoding acyltransferase: MSDFFAHETAVIDEGCNIGAGTKIWHFSHIMPNCTLGEKCNIGQNVVVSPGVILGKNVKVQNNVSIYEGVTCDDDVFLGPSMVFTNVINPRSAVNRKSEYLKTHVGTGASIGANATIVCGHNIGKFAFIGAGAVVTKEVPDYALVVGNPAKQIGWMSEFGHRLNFDGEGIAVCEESGEKYKLDSNQVSKI, from the coding sequence ATGTCGGATTTTTTTGCACACGAAACGGCAGTTATTGATGAAGGCTGTAATATAGGAGCCGGAACAAAAATTTGGCACTTTTCTCACATTATGCCAAATTGTACTTTGGGAGAAAAATGTAATATTGGCCAAAATGTGGTCGTTTCACCAGGTGTCATTTTAGGAAAAAATGTAAAAGTTCAGAACAATGTTTCTATATATGAAGGAGTAACTTGTGATGATGATGTATTTCTTGGCCCTTCAATGGTTTTTACTAATGTTATTAATCCTAGAAGTGCTGTTAACCGAAAAAGTGAATATCTTAAAACACATGTTGGGACAGGAGCGTCAATTGGGGCTAACGCAACAATAGTCTGTGGTCATAACATTGGAAAGTTTGCTTTTATCGGAGCTGGAGCTGTGGTTACAAAAGAAGTTCCCGATTATGCGTTAGTGGTAGGAAACCCTGCAAAACAAATAGGATGGATGAGCGAATTCGGACATCGTCTGAATTTTGATGGAGAAGGAATTGCTGTATGTGAAGAAAGCGGTGAAAAATATAAATTAGATAGTAATCAAGTTTCAAAAATTTAA
- a CDS encoding DegT/DnrJ/EryC1/StrS family aminotransferase → MKIQMVDLKGQYEKIKHEVNAGIQDCLDNTAFINGPAVKDFQLNFEKYLNVKHVIPCANGTDALQIAMMALDLKPGDEVICPAFTYVATAEVIGLLGLKPIMVDVDEHTFNIELEGLEKYLTPNTKAIVPVHLYGQGADMERILEFAEKHNLFVIEDNAQAIGSDYTFTDGTVKKTGTIGHIGCTSFFPSKNLGCYGDGGALMTNDDDLAMKIRMIANHGQQKKYYHKVLGCNSRLDTIQAAVLKVKLKHLDEYSTARNKMAAYYDDNLQSVAEIQIPQRAKNSTHVFHQYTLRVKSGRRDELQQYLGEKNIPSMIYYPLPLYKQEAFAQYVEPNFILPVTELLCSEVISLPVHTEFNQEDADFIISEIKNFFNKNK, encoded by the coding sequence ATGAAAATTCAAATGGTTGATCTAAAAGGTCAATACGAAAAAATAAAACATGAAGTAAATGCAGGAATTCAGGACTGTCTGGACAACACTGCGTTTATCAATGGCCCTGCGGTAAAAGACTTTCAGCTGAATTTTGAAAAATACCTGAATGTAAAACATGTCATCCCGTGCGCAAACGGAACAGATGCCTTGCAGATTGCGATGATGGCACTGGATTTAAAGCCTGGAGACGAAGTAATTTGCCCGGCTTTTACTTATGTAGCTACTGCTGAAGTGATAGGCCTTTTAGGCTTAAAGCCAATCATGGTAGATGTAGATGAACATACTTTCAATATTGAATTGGAAGGACTTGAAAAATATCTTACTCCAAATACTAAAGCCATCGTTCCCGTACATTTATATGGACAAGGAGCTGATATGGAAAGAATTCTTGAATTTGCAGAAAAACATAATCTTTTTGTTATTGAAGATAATGCTCAGGCAATCGGATCTGATTATACATTTACAGATGGAACAGTTAAAAAAACCGGAACCATCGGACATATAGGATGTACATCTTTTTTTCCATCCAAAAACCTGGGCTGTTATGGTGATGGAGGAGCTTTAATGACGAATGATGATGATCTGGCAATGAAGATAAGAATGATTGCCAACCACGGCCAACAAAAAAAATATTATCATAAAGTTCTGGGATGTAATTCCAGATTAGATACCATTCAGGCTGCAGTTTTAAAAGTGAAATTAAAGCACCTTGATGAATACTCTACAGCCAGAAATAAAATGGCAGCATATTATGATGATAACTTACAATCTGTTGCAGAAATTCAAATTCCGCAAAGAGCAAAAAATTCAACACATGTTTTTCATCAGTATACATTAAGGGTAAAGAGCGGAAGAAGAGACGAATTACAACAATATTTGGGTGAAAAGAATATTCCAAGTATGATTTATTACCCTCTGCCGTTATATAAGCAGGAAGCTTTTGCACAGTATGTAGAACCTAATTTTATATTACCCGTTACAGAACTCCTTTGTTCAGAAGTGATTTCTCTCCCTGTTCATACAGAATTTAATCAGGAAGATGCAGATTTTATTATCTCAGAAATCAAGAATTTTTTTAATAAAAATAAGTAA
- the lhgO gene encoding L-2-hydroxyglutarate oxidase has translation MNYDIIIVGAGLVGLATAYQLKLKNPESKILVLEKENDVSLHQSGHNSGVIHSGIYYKPGSLKAKNCIEGYNSVINFAKEHGIRYDLCGKIIVATSQEELPLLDNIYKRGVENGLQDLKYLSREEFREIEPHCEGVKAIKVPQTGIIDYPGVAKKIKELFEELGGEVKFNNEVRNIINNNSEIVVKTQISEFKTKKLISCAGLYSDKITKMTNEKNDVIIIPFRGEYYKIKDEKKHLVKHLIYPVPDPSFPFLGVHFTRMIDGNIEAGPNAVLAFKKEGYKFFDFNLEETMQTLMWPGFRKIVAKYGKTGLGEVHRSLSKSAFTKALQKLMPEIQESDLVPGGSGVRAQACDRNGGLIDDFDIVKNGNIIHVRNAPSPAATSCLSIGNKISELIEN, from the coding sequence AGTAGGACTGGCTACTGCATATCAATTAAAACTTAAAAATCCAGAGTCTAAGATCTTGGTTTTAGAAAAAGAAAATGATGTATCACTACATCAGTCCGGACATAACAGTGGAGTGATTCATAGTGGGATATATTACAAACCAGGTAGTTTAAAAGCGAAAAATTGTATAGAAGGTTATAATTCTGTGATCAATTTTGCTAAAGAACATGGTATTCGCTATGATCTATGTGGAAAAATCATTGTGGCCACTTCGCAGGAAGAATTACCACTTTTAGATAATATTTACAAAAGAGGAGTAGAAAACGGACTTCAGGATCTGAAATATCTTTCAAGGGAGGAATTTCGTGAAATTGAACCTCACTGTGAAGGAGTTAAAGCAATTAAAGTTCCGCAGACAGGTATTATAGACTATCCGGGGGTTGCAAAAAAAATTAAGGAGCTCTTTGAAGAATTAGGAGGAGAAGTTAAATTCAATAACGAAGTTAGAAATATTATAAACAACAACTCTGAAATTGTTGTTAAAACTCAGATTTCTGAATTCAAAACAAAGAAACTAATTTCTTGTGCAGGGCTGTATTCTGATAAGATTACAAAAATGACCAATGAAAAGAATGATGTCATTATCATTCCTTTCCGTGGTGAATATTATAAAATAAAGGATGAAAAGAAGCATTTGGTAAAACATCTTATTTATCCCGTTCCTGATCCGAGTTTTCCATTTCTGGGCGTCCATTTTACAAGAATGATTGACGGAAATATTGAAGCTGGTCCTAATGCTGTATTAGCTTTCAAAAAAGAAGGATACAAGTTCTTTGATTTCAATCTTGAAGAAACCATGCAGACATTAATGTGGCCCGGATTCAGAAAGATTGTTGCCAAATACGGTAAAACAGGATTAGGAGAAGTTCATCGTTCGTTATCAAAATCTGCATTTACAAAAGCGCTTCAAAAACTTATGCCTGAAATTCAAGAGTCTGACCTTGTACCAGGAGGTTCAGGAGTTAGGGCACAAGCTTGTGACAGAAATGGTGGATTGATTGATGATTTTGACATTGTGAAAAATGGAAATATCATTCATGTGAGAAATGCTCCATCACCAGCAGCCACATCTTGCCTCTCCATCGGGAATAAGATAAGCGAGCTAATTGAAAACTAA